The Ignavibacteria bacterium genome contains the following window.
ATCAAGAACTAAAATATTTACATCTCTTCCTGAAGCTAAGACATGATCCAATCCACCATAACCAATATCATAAGCCCAGCCATCACCACCTATTATCCACACAGATTTCTTTACGAGATAATCTGCAATTGCAAGCAAATGTTTGACATCATTTGGATCTGCATTTTTAACTTCAGCTAAGCGTTTTTTCAATTCTTCGACGCGCAATCTTTGTTCGTAAATTCCAGCTTCATCCTTTTGATTTGCATTTAAAATTTCATCGACTAATTTTTCACCAATTTCAGAAGCCATCTTCTTTAAAAGATATTTTGCAAATTGATTGTGCTTATCAATTGCAAGTCTGAAACCATATCCAAATTCAGCATTATCTTCAAATAGTGAATTAGACCAGGCAGGTCCTCGACCATCTTTATTGTAGCTCCAAGGTGTGGTTGGTAAATTACCACCGTAAATAGATGAACAACCAGTTGCGTTTGCAATAATTGCACGATCACCAAAAAGTTGTGAAACTAATTTCACATAAGGAGTTTCACCGCAGCCAGCACAGGCACCAGAGAATTCAAACAATGGTTCAAGGAATTGCGAATCTTTTACATTTTCTACTTTAACTTTTCTTCTATCAAGCTCTAGAATGCTCAAGAAGTAATTCCAATTGACTCTTTCCTGTTCTCTTAATGGCAGTTGAGGCTGCATATTGATTGCTTTGAGTCTTGTTTCTTTCTTATTCTTTGCTGGACATACCTCAACACAAAGTGAACAACCTGTACAATCTTCTACAGCAACCTGTAATGTATAATAAAGATTTTCACCGTATTCCTTGGATTTGAACTTTGTGTATTTAAAGGTTGGCGGTGCATTCTTGATATATTCTTCTTCATATACTTTAGCTCTAATAGTTGCATGTGGACATACAATCACACATTTATTGCATTGAATACAAACTTCAGGATCCCAGACTGGAACTTCCAAAGCAATATTTCTTTTTTCATATCGAGCCGTACCAGAGGGAAAAGTACCATCGACTGGCATTTTGCTAACTGGAATTAAATCTCCTTTACCTGCAATGATTTTTCCTAAAACATCTTTAACAAATTCAGGGGCATCATCTGTGACTGGCGGTTGTAATTGCTTGGTACTTGTAATTTTATCAGGAATTGGAACCTCAAAGAGATTATCAAGAGTCTTATCAACTGCCTCAAAGTTCATCTGAACAACTTTCTCACCCTTTGCACCATAAGTTTTCTTGATTGCATCTTTTATCAAGGCAATTGACTGTTCCTTTGGAAATATATTTGAAATTGCAAAGAAACATGTTTGCATAATTGTATTGATCCTTACACCCATACCAGTTTCACGAGCGACTTTATAGGCATCAATTACATAAAGTTTCATCTTCTTATTAATCAAATCTCTCTGTGCTTTTTCGGGGAGTGAATCCCAGACTTGATCGGGAGGCACCTGTGTATTCAAAAGAAATACTGCACCTTCTTCAGCATCATCAAGCATATCGAATTTATCAAGGAATACCTGCTGATGGCATGCAATAAAATTGGCCGATGTAATTAAATATTCTGATTTAATTGGTTTGGGACCAAATCTTAAATGAGAAACTGTTGTGGAACCTGATTTCTTAGAATCATAAACGAAATATCCTTGAGCGTAATAATCAGTTCCTTCACCAATTATTTTAATTGAGTTCTTGTTAGCTCCAACTGTTCCATCAGCACCAAGCCCATAAAATTTGCAACGAATCGTTTCTTTAGGTTCAATGTTTAACTTAGGATCAAATTCAAGACTTGTATTCAAGACATCATCAACAATACCGATTGTGAAATGATTTTTGGGTTTTGATTTACTTAATTCATTGAAGATTGAGATAACCATCGAAGGAGTAAATTCTTTGGAAGAAAGTCCATAACGGCCACCAATAATTTTTGGCAATCTGAATGGCAGTTCATCGTTGTTGAATTTTTCAGTCAAAGCATTGACAACATCGAGATAAAGCGGCTCACCTGCTGAACCTGGTTCTTTGGTTCGATCAAGAACGGCAATTGCTTTGACAGTTTTTGGTAAAGCTTGAATAAAATGATCTACTGAGAATGGTCTATATAATCTTACTTTTACAACTCCAACTTTTTCACCTTTATCCATTAAATATTCAACTGTTTCTTCAACTGTCTGCGCACCAGAACCCATAAGAACAATTACTCTCTCTGCATCGGGTGCACCAAAATAATCAAACAAATGATATTGTCTGCCAGTTAACTTCGCAAATTTATCCATCTGCTTTTGAACGATTTCAGGGCATTTCAGATAAAATGGATTTACAGTTTCTCTTCCCTGGAAATAAACATCAGGGTTTTGAGCAGTGCCTCTAATAAATGGTCTTTCTGGATTCAAAGCTCTCATTCTGTGTGCGATAACCAGATCATCATCAATCATATACTTCATATCTTCGATGGTGAGCTGTTCAACTTTCATCACTTCATGGGAAGTTCTGAAACCATCAAAGAAATGTAAGAATGGAACTCTTGCCTC
Protein-coding sequences here:
- the nifJ gene encoding pyruvate:ferredoxin (flavodoxin) oxidoreductase, which translates into the protein MERKKVTIDGNEAAAYIAYHTNEVIAIYPITPSSPMGEWCDAWAAEGKKNIWGDVPIVSELQSEGGASGSVHGALQSGALTTTFTASQGLLLMIPNMFKIAGELTSTVFHVSARSIAAQALSIFGDHSDVMATRSTGFALLASNSVQEVMDFALIAQAATLEARVPFLHFFDGFRTSHEVMKVEQLTIEDMKYMIDDDLVIAHRMRALNPERPFIRGTAQNPDVYFQGRETVNPFYLKCPEIVQKQMDKFAKLTGRQYHLFDYFGAPDAERVIVLMGSGAQTVEETVEYLMDKGEKVGVVKVRLYRPFSVDHFIQALPKTVKAIAVLDRTKEPGSAGEPLYLDVVNALTEKFNNDELPFRLPKIIGGRYGLSSKEFTPSMVISIFNELSKSKPKNHFTIGIVDDVLNTSLEFDPKLNIEPKETIRCKFYGLGADGTVGANKNSIKIIGEGTDYYAQGYFVYDSKKSGSTTVSHLRFGPKPIKSEYLITSANFIACHQQVFLDKFDMLDDAEEGAVFLLNTQVPPDQVWDSLPEKAQRDLINKKMKLYVIDAYKVARETGMGVRINTIMQTCFFAISNIFPKEQSIALIKDAIKKTYGAKGEKVVQMNFEAVDKTLDNLFEVPIPDKITSTKQLQPPVTDDAPEFVKDVLGKIIAGKGDLIPVSKMPVDGTFPSGTARYEKRNIALEVPVWDPEVCIQCNKCVIVCPHATIRAKVYEEEYIKNAPPTFKYTKFKSKEYGENLYYTLQVAVEDCTGCSLCVEVCPAKNKKETRLKAINMQPQLPLREQERVNWNYFLSILELDRRKVKVENVKDSQFLEPLFEFSGACAGCGETPYVKLVSQLFGDRAIIANATGCSSIYGGNLPTTPWSYNKDGRGPAWSNSLFEDNAEFGYGFRLAIDKHNQFAKYLLKKMASEIGEKLVDEILNANQKDEAGIYEQRLRVEELKKRLAEVKNADPNDVKHLLAIADYLVKKSVWIIGGDGWAYDIGYGGLDHVLASGRDVNILVLDTEVYSNTGGQMSKSTPKGAVARFAMGGKPTAKKDLGLMALTYGNVYVAKVAMGANDAHTVRAFLEAEAYEGPSLIIAYSHCIAHGIDMEKGMYQQKLAVDSGYWQLYRYNPDLIKEGKNPFRFDSKGIKIPFKEYAYNETRYKMLTKSHPDVAEKLMKEAQKEIEIRYRQYEELANSKIYEMFFNAHNGNGHNGKDKN